In Fluviicola taffensis DSM 16823, the following are encoded in one genomic region:
- a CDS encoding DUF2157 domain-containing protein: MEQHEKRLSRTELTALANHADLSPEQKQEGFRDQILIQPTEYNQFLQWILLVGGISLLAFGFIFFFAFNWRDITPTWKFTTVLIFLLGFLIPSFLPKVPLLTKQLLVTISSVLVGVLFAVFGQVYQTGAFTYQFIALWLVLIVVWVFVMHFTPLWILFHLLLCTALYDYFNNFFAVYVYLFGVVALTVLWNEWKPNKSFPYWYLLTLLTPAIVFSTARTSVMITNDSFFAKFEWFEFSLFICCEVALFCLAIYKKWLVPIAHISLSLIIVMNAKVITRYDDNLFLPAFLTLGSLVGSVFFLIYLRNSWKNGKA; the protein is encoded by the coding sequence ATGGAACAACACGAAAAGCGTTTGTCTCGAACGGAATTAACAGCACTTGCTAATCATGCTGATTTAAGTCCGGAACAGAAACAAGAGGGTTTCCGCGATCAAATTTTAATCCAACCTACAGAGTATAATCAATTTTTGCAATGGATACTTTTAGTAGGAGGAATTAGTCTTCTGGCGTTTGGATTCATTTTCTTCTTCGCATTTAATTGGCGAGATATAACCCCTACATGGAAATTTACCACCGTTTTAATCTTCTTACTCGGATTTTTAATTCCAAGTTTTTTACCGAAAGTACCATTGTTGACGAAACAACTTCTGGTTACAATTAGTTCGGTATTGGTTGGTGTTTTGTTTGCTGTGTTTGGACAAGTTTATCAAACAGGAGCTTTTACTTATCAGTTTATCGCTCTTTGGTTGGTGCTGATTGTTGTTTGGGTTTTTGTGATGCATTTTACACCCTTGTGGATTTTGTTTCACTTGCTGCTTTGCACTGCGCTTTATGATTATTTCAATAATTTTTTTGCAGTGTATGTCTATCTTTTTGGAGTAGTTGCATTAACAGTTTTGTGGAATGAGTGGAAACCAAATAAGTCATTTCCTTATTGGTATTTGTTGACTTTACTCACTCCAGCAATTGTTTTCAGTACCGCTAGAACTTCGGTCATGATTACGAATGATTCTTTCTTTGCCAAATTTGAGTGGTTTGAATTTTCATTATTTATCTGTTGCGAAGTAGCTCTTTTTTGTTTGGCAATTTATAAGAAATGGTTAGTTCCGATTGCGCATATTTCCCTCTCGTTGATTATTGTAATGAATGCGAAAGTAATCACTCGCTATGACGATAATTTGTTTTTACCTGCTTTCCTAACCTTAGGGTCTTTAGTAGGAAGTGTGTTCTTTTTGATTTATTTACGAAATTCTTGGAAGAATGGAAAAGCATAA
- a CDS encoding DUF4401 domain-containing protein, translating to MEKHKINLLKDSWKTLFPEATIDEAAALKEVNYHASHFGIRALEYLVFIGALLTLGLFTGATFQIIDNPSSGFFLIWSILLLGACILLHIFVNQRLVDAMAAGAGVFGFFSFNAFLYSLHWKDSHVGLISVFLLIILILVSRKNLLTILGIVGLFWQMNWLIDEYQFPYYTFKLIVMLFTLILALLIYFEEAVLVHFIKWSYFFNYLKNGIFVALTSYYVLGFINWNHWRGTFQEPLWYNRAMYVELLLLAFALFVWQYRRMKDRNIPLWVVVFLPLSLFLLGVFSVKIAFFLLAFLAFLFTRSIFGIVTSALGLIYAVIHFYYELDWSLMHKSLLFMGLGALYLGLYLVLIFKKKAS from the coding sequence ATGGAAAAGCATAAGATAAACTTGTTAAAAGACAGTTGGAAAACGCTTTTTCCGGAAGCAACTATTGATGAGGCTGCAGCACTGAAAGAGGTGAATTACCATGCCTCACATTTTGGAATCCGAGCACTCGAATATTTGGTGTTCATTGGAGCACTCTTGACATTGGGGCTTTTCACAGGTGCAACTTTTCAAATAATAGATAATCCTTCTTCTGGATTTTTTCTCATTTGGAGTATTCTTCTACTTGGCGCATGTATTTTGCTTCATATTTTTGTCAATCAGCGATTAGTAGACGCAATGGCTGCTGGAGCTGGTGTATTTGGATTTTTCTCATTCAATGCTTTTTTATACTCCTTACATTGGAAAGACTCGCATGTAGGATTGATTAGTGTATTTCTATTGATTATTTTGATTCTTGTTTCGAGAAAAAACCTACTAACAATCTTGGGGATTGTAGGTCTTTTTTGGCAAATGAATTGGCTGATTGATGAGTATCAATTTCCGTATTATACGTTCAAGTTGATCGTGATGCTCTTCACATTGATTCTAGCACTGCTGATTTATTTCGAAGAAGCAGTTTTGGTTCATTTCATCAAATGGTCCTATTTCTTCAATTATTTGAAAAACGGAATTTTTGTAGCTCTCACAAGCTATTACGTACTTGGTTTCATCAATTGGAATCATTGGAGGGGGACTTTTCAAGAGCCTTTGTGGTATAATCGGGCAATGTATGTGGAATTGCTTCTTTTGGCTTTTGCCTTGTTTGTGTGGCAATACCGACGAATGAAGGATCGAAATATTCCACTTTGGGTGGTTGTTTTTTTACCGTTGAGTTTATTTCTTCTAGGGGTTTTTAGTGTGAAAATCGCCTTTTTCTTGCTGGCATTTTTAGCATTTCTCTTTACTCGTTCCATTTTTGGAATCGTCACAAGTGCGCTCGGATTAATCTATGCAGTGATTCATTTTTACTACGAGTTGGATTGGAGCTTGATGCATAAATCACTTTTGTTTATGGGGTTAGGAGCATTGTATCTAGGACTTTATTTGGTGTTAATCTTTAAAAAAAAAGCGTCATGA
- a CDS encoding GDYXXLXY domain-containing protein: protein MINWKRNLIIANMMLVFGVFGWMVFQKEELIKNGEILVLKLQPVDPRSFMMGDYMTLNYAINNDISTNSFDFENINIMGSRPYDGPLRRKVVVKMQDSLAVFVRIKNKKPLAKGEFELPCKNTYFNYEIQPNEYLFQEGRSKHFDQAEYAQFRVNKSGDVVIECLLDKNWKQLR, encoded by the coding sequence ATGATTAATTGGAAGAGAAATTTAATTATAGCCAATATGATGTTGGTTTTCGGTGTTTTTGGATGGATGGTATTCCAGAAAGAAGAACTCATTAAAAATGGTGAGATTTTGGTGTTGAAGCTGCAACCTGTTGACCCACGTTCATTTATGATGGGAGATTACATGACTTTGAATTATGCCATTAACAATGATATTTCTACCAACTCTTTCGATTTCGAAAACATAAACATTATGGGTTCGAGGCCTTATGATGGACCACTTCGCAGAAAAGTGGTGGTGAAAATGCAGGATAGTTTGGCTGTTTTTGTCCGAATAAAGAACAAAAAACCTTTAGCTAAAGGAGAATTCGAATTGCCTTGTAAAAACACGTATTTCAATTACGAAATCCAACCCAATGAATACTTGTTTCAAGAGGGGAGAAGCAAACATTTCGATCAAGCAGAATATGCGCAGTTTCGGGTAAATAAATCTGGAGATGTAGTGATTGAATGCTTGTTGGATAAGAATTGGAAGCAGTTGAGGTAG
- a CDS encoding transposase produces MRHRKLNRLNGFDYSKDNTYFITSCVQNKYPLLGKIIGEEMQLNELGKIIERQWYWLEEQYSYVKLHAFVVMPDHIHGLIEIDRNLKIEENQKIKSISQLIGAFKTNSSKEIHLKWDESFAWQRSFHDRIVRDENEYQRIFKYIVENPIKWAQNIQENM; encoded by the coding sequence ATGAGACATCGAAAATTAAATCGTCTGAATGGTTTCGACTATTCTAAAGATAATACCTACTTCATTACATCCTGTGTACAAAACAAATATCCGCTTTTGGGAAAAATTATTGGTGAGGAAATGCAATTAAATGAATTAGGGAAAATTATTGAACGACAATGGTATTGGCTCGAAGAACAATATTCATATGTAAAATTGCATGCGTTTGTAGTAATGCCAGATCATATTCATGGGTTAATCGAAATTGATAGAAATCTTAAAATTGAAGAAAACCAGAAAATAAAATCCATCTCACAATTAATTGGAGCGTTTAAAACAAACTCATCAAAAGAAATTCATCTTAAATGGGATGAATCATTCGCGTGGCAACGTTCATTTCACGATCGCATTGTACGTGATGAAAATGAATATCAAAGAATATTCAAATACATTGTTGAAAATCCAATAAAATGGGCGCAAAACATACAGGAAAACATGTAG